Part of the Puntigrus tetrazona isolate hp1 unplaced genomic scaffold, ASM1883169v1 S000001179, whole genome shotgun sequence genome, ATGAATAagttaacatgaacaaagatTAAGTAATGCTGAATGCCTCGTTcgtttttagttcatgttaattaatacaaCTTTATAGTAAAATGTTACCATTCCAGTTTTACAACTGATTACAGGTAACACAAGATTACATTAACTTCTTTATATAAATCCCCCCAGGCGATGTCGCAACGCAGTgtaaaattttacaataatgATTTGCACTGTTTGATGCGATATGAGCTAAACAATTAGATTTAATCACCATTGGTAGCGCgttatattgtaatgtttttttcctcagttggtcagaacaaaagtgTCAGACCTATTACTTATTCAGAATACAACATCCAGTGAAAATTCTTACTTGGGTTATATATACTCCAAGACGGAGGCTGCAATAAGAGCCATTTTAATGCACAACCCACGCAAAGAAGAAAAGGGAGAgaataataacagcattttttcaaaCAGAGATGGTgacaaagaggaaaaacagtcaaaaatctgactgcagctttaagaatcaatttaaaattttgattcCCAGAATCAGACCAGATCTTGAAGCACCAAAAGATTCACAATTAATTACCTATTAAATCAGACATTAAGTGTAAAAATAGCATACCTTCAGTCCATTCTGTGGATTCATGAGAAAGTTTCTTCCAATGTCATCAAACATAATTGTGTTGTTCCTGTTGTAGAACTCACTATATTTACCCCATATGACTCCTAAAGGCTTCACCTGAAACATAAGAACACATTATGCACTAATGGGACACTAGGGGTTTATAAAGACaacaaaaattaattgattGAATGGCACTGCCAAGAATGGACGAGAACAACGTTTTAACTGAGTTGAGCTGGATAATGACACTACCTCGGAGATGTTGACATTTATTGAACTGAACTAAATTAACATTGAACATAATGACTGACTGAATAATGAGACTATTGCCTTCtgtaaatgtgaattaaaatacattccATAAATGATTTCTTTAGCaacaatgaaaatgttacaAACTAGACTAAAATgagttaataatgcattaggCATTCATGCATAATTTGAAATTTAATCTGCTTTATAATTGAtgaattttacataattaacagttagttagttagtttccTGTTTATTAAGGTGATGCTACTTTAAAACAACCTGTACTTTATAAACCATACCTGCAAAATCACAAGAGGTCAAAAAGGTGACATAGTTCAGAACTTAATCCTTATAGGGGGTCATAACCCCCCAGAATATTTCTTTTTGAGGGGCAACTGTGCTGGTGCACTCtgacaacaaaataaaaggaaaaagacaGCATATGCTTTGAGTaaaaaagcacaactttttggaCAGTGCAACTCATCTGTGTTCATACTTTTTGGGCAGTggagtaatacatttttgctaattttaatgtttacagtAGAGTGTGCATGTTATCAACAATCTTTTtactgcagaagaaagaaaagctgCAACTGAAGgggcattaaatgcatttacacaacataaattattttattagagaTGCTCTGAAATTTCATCCACTGAAAATTATTGTCTGAAAATGgctaaaagagaaaaacatccGAAAATGTGAGCTGaaaatatgctatataatatatgatgCGAGCAGCCCGCCATTCTGCATTCTGTCCAATTTTGTTACTTTCAGTAAAAGTGTGGTAATTTTAAAGGcttgtgctttatttatttcttttttaatcagtatcattaaaattgtgttaaattataaaaatcttacaaaatgactatattatttaataaaaataataatcattacaaagcatttttggTTTTGGACAACTGCATAGAGAATTTTCGGTTTTGGGcccagaattttcatttctgtgcatACCTAAATTGtataagattatttaaaaaaaaatatgatgttaggtgaaaaaaaaacatcggcAGATAGCGATACATTACTGTTTTAAAGAGGGAGTCATTCATTCAGTTGCCTaattcgttaaaaaaaaaacatgctagctTCTAATTTCTCTCTCAGTGCCTAGACCAAAAATCATATCTCTTCGGATCTAGACGATTCACATAAAGACATATTTTGATTCAAAACAGCAACTAGTTTGCAGATATGATAAACAGTTAGTATGGTATAActctaaataaatgtgacttggCAGAGACAATGATTTGTTGCTTTATTAATACAATGTCTGACCTCTACGACTCCTCTTTTAGGTGTGTGCACAGTGATCATAGCTGCACTGTCCAACATGAAGGTGATCTTATAGTTTGGGTTGTCCGTCACCCCCAgttcctaaaaaaaataataataaaaacaatttaagtaAAGGGGGCCTCAAAAGTACCATCATAACCTGAGGCACATTTGAGGCTTGTGggaaaactgcacattttagtGAAAAAGGCTTTTAACGCAtcacaatatttatatgaattatggTTAAAGCCTTCAATTATAATGTGAAGctggaaaataattaattggACCTACTTTCATTTTAGCATCAATCCACTTCATACTTGTTGCAGCTGAAAAGACatgaaagagaaacaaaagatCTGATTTTTGAGCATACTCAAACCAGATACTCACACGCCTAGATACTTACACCAGATAACAATATCATAGTCCTCATATGCTGATGTAAGAAACTGATGCAAGTATGGCCTCATCAGCTCCTGGCCCGTTTCTGCACATGATTTATGAtctacataaaaattaaaaaataaccaacaacaacaacaacattaacaaTATATTTGGGATGCACcgatacagtttttttttttttttttttttttaaagacagtatgagtactgatatttttttcttggtaCTTACTGATACCAACACCTGTTTTTGGGATGTGGCAGTTTTCTAACCAAGTGACACAGAGAAAGTAATCTTTTCTTAATCTTTTAGAACAGCTTCTCTGTAATTCTGAACAACTCTAActcaaatttttcttttctgcttgTTAGAATTTGCACAACCAAACCAAGGgcataataaagtaataataattataataaatatagcaaGCAGCGATTCAGGTCCAAACCACTGAAGAAAGCACAGAGTGGGaagctttatataaatatatataaaaagtagttaaaaattGTCGCTTCAGAAGTgcaaataacacacacagtattaCAAAATTGCAACACACAGGTCTCGAACCTACAACACGACAGGCTTTAGCTTTCAGAGCAAATTGTTTAGCATAGTGCTCAATTAAAGACATGTCCAAATGGCTCCATAGAAGAAGTTTAGCTTACAAAAGCGTGACTTAGCATTTAATATGGATTAGCATGCTAAGctaattattagaaatatatatctGACTGTTAATTAGATAGTTGAGAAATTTACAAATTTAAGCTATTTAAGcgaaagattaaataaaaattttaccaaatttaaaaatggcagAAACGTGATTTGGCTGATTCTGACACAGCTGAAATCCACACATTCGACATGACCCAAGGAATCCATAGACACCTAATTTAAAGTTTTAGGACTAACTCTTTGAAaaaaatttgtgcatttttggtATCTTATGACCATAGATTCTGAACCAATTTTGAGTTGACCTCATCAAGTTAATCTAAGTTAGTTTAGGGAATAAATGGATCAATTTTCCAAAAAGGAATTCTGGACATGATTACATAAACTATTACTGGGATTTGTGAAATACAATaccattattttttctttttttttaatttgttcagGGACCTTGAAATTTAGAAATTAAGAACTGATTGTCAGATAAGTACGATTTGAgccatgctaaggcacttccactaatgccaacatagttgtCTAGGTTTGCGTTCCAATTTTCAGGCATATACTCCAATCACCTTTTTTGCTCATTCAGAAGCTGAATGCTGTTTACCATTGTCCTGGACCACAACATGGACAGAACTTTTGAGAGTTGCCCAAGCTGAAAGAATTTCCTCATATATGCTCACTGTTGCTTAACCAGTGTGTGAGCCCCGAAAATGCTTTGCATGAAGCATGATTTGTCATGGagtaacattacatttacatttagtcatttagcagacacttttatccaaagcgacgtacagaTGAGGTAGGCAACAGAAGCAATTAAATGtcaacaaaagggcagtagtgtataagtgctctgagtggggtcttggcttacctaacgcagacacaaggcttttttttttaacaagaaaaggataggaaagagcaggagaagaagaagaaagtgctatcgatgttgggtcaagtgtagaCTAAAAAGATGAGctttgagtttgtttttgaagattgctagtgactctgctgccctagtggcaacgggcagatcgttccaccagcgagaaacagaccaggtgaaggtgcgcaagagtgattttgcacctttttgtgatggcactgcaagacgcctttcgtttgcagagcgtaggcacctggagggaacataggattcaattagtgagtgtaagtatgAGGGAGCGGagtctgtgattgtcctgtaggccagcatcagggatttgaatttgatgcgggcatctataggaagccagtgtaaactaatgaagaggggcgTGACGTGGgtcctccttggttcgttgaagaccacccttgccgctgcattctggaccatctgaagaggtctggttgtagaggctgggaggtcAGCAAGcagggcgttgcagtaatcaagcctactcaggactagtgcctggatgaggatctgtgtagcgtgttctgataagtacggtctgattttcctgatgttgtacaggacaaacctacaagatcgagcagtttttgaaatgtgctcagtgaaagttagccggtcgtcaatgatcactccaaggttcctagctgacctagacgaggatacagTAGCTGAGCCTAGCTGAATTGATAGGTTATGCTGTATGGTGGGATCGGTTGAAAAAacgaggagctctgtttttgtAACTGCAGGTGATGgtccttcatccagactgagatgtcgtttaggcacgcagaaattcgtgcagaaacagtgggatcgtctggttgaaaggagagatggagttgagagtcgtcagcatagcagtgatatgagaagccatgtctcagaatgacagaacccagtgatgtcatgtagatgggaaaaaagcagtggcccaagtactgagccctgaggcactccagtagtgaggtgatgagactctgagacatcgcccctccatgataccctgaaagacctaccagagAGATAGGACTCAAACCACCGAAGGGCTGTTCCAGAGACACCCATCTGCCTGAGGGTTGATAGGAGTATGTTATGGTTTACCATGTCAAAAGTGGCGgacaggtccaacaggataagcaccgaagattttgattgtgctcttgaccgtctcagtgcctcaatgacCGATAGAAGTGCAGTTTCTATAGAGTGGCCGcttttgaaacctgattggttgctgtccaggagattgttttgtgagagatgggaggagagttggttaaaaacaacacgctctagtgtcttagccatgaatgggaggagagacacaggtctgtaattttcaatAAGCGCAGGGTCAAGTGTGGGTTTTTTAAGGAGAGGGGCAACACGAGCCTCCTTAAAAGCTGAGGGAAATGTACCAGTGTGAATAGAGTTGTTGATAATGTGGGTGAGTGCAGGGAGGACGGAGGGAGCGATAGCCTGAAAGATGTTAGTAGGGATGGGATCTAAAGGGCAGGTTGTAGCATTCGTGGCAAGGACGAATTTTGACACCTCTGTTTCAGAGAGGAGGGAGAAAGTGGAGAATGTGTTGGGGTGCTGTGGTTTGGTGTGTGTAAGGCGAGGAGCTGGAGGAAATTGGTTGACATTACCATCTATCCATTGTGCTGTTAAACTGGATTTACACAATGAACTCCAAACGTCATTGGTAAAACTAATTCCATATGTCACTTATTGTAAATGCTTCACTTTTTCACTGCTTCATATATTTGTGGCAACGACACCTGTGAAATGGAGCTGACTGTGAATCTCATACAAAACATTAAGAAGGTGATAAAATCCCATGTTGTCAACAACTGAAAATGGATGATCATCaagattaattaaatttaagctATCAAAAAGGTTCAAAGTTGAACTTAAGATTCTTTAATGATCCACAGGTTATTTAGCAGTTATGTTTTAGAACTTTTGTTGTGGTAAAAGGATCATTTTAGAACCTAGCACAGTaaagcttggttcgcattgtcGGCaataagtcagacttgttctcAGTGTATGTTGGACTTTggcagggctgccctttgtcaccagTCTTGTTCATTATCTCTATGGAAGGGTTTTCTCCAGTTTTGGGACAGTCTCTGCTTTTTTCAGATGATGTCGTCCTGTTGGCTACCTGTTGGTAAGTCAGGACCTACAATGGGTACTGGGGTTGTTTGCAGCCAAAATGTCATAGCAGCTGGGATGgaaatcagcacctccaagtctgaggccatggttctttAGGGTGGCTTGTCCcattcaggttggtggggagttccttAGGTGGAGGAGTTTAGGTATCCTGGGGTCCTGTTCATGTGTTAGGGAAGGATGGTACGAGAGATCAGAGGGTCAATATATCGGTCTATCAGGGTGAAAaaggagctgagctgcaagTGAAGCTCTCAATTTATTGGTCGATCTACATTCCTACTCTCATCTATAGTCACGAGCTTTAGGTCATGACCACAAGGATAAGATACCCGGATATAGACGGCCAAAATGAGTTTCCGCCATAGGGTGGCTGGATGCTCCCTTAGAGATGAGGAGCTTgttcactcgggaggagcttgAATAGACCTGCTGcccctccacatcgagagaggccagctaaGGGGGCATGGGCATCTGTTCCAGGGGAGGTGTTCTGAGCATGTCCCACCTGGAGAAGGCCCCGAggaagacctaggacatgcTAGAGGGACTATGTTTCTCATCTGGCCTGGGAAAACATAGTCCCTCAAGAAACACAGGAGGCGTTCCCCCAGAAGAGCTGGAAAAAGTGTCtagggagagggaagtctgggcatccctgcttagactgctGCCCCTGCGAACCACCCCCGAATAAGCAGAagatgatggatggacagatggatgtatttattttatttacttgcctttttatcatttaaatttggCTGGGTGGTTAATAACACATTGTCCTGAGTGTAACAAGTTATTGCTTTACACAGACTAGGGATGGCAATGTATCACACAATATATCACACAATATATTCGATATAGCCGGTTCCTTGAATAGCGGTAAATCTCCACCTGTTTTAAAATGGAGTGGCAattaaaacacagagagaatgatatcgcgtagcttgtcagtgatctctGTGTATCCCTGCTCCATTTGAAAATCTAGGAACCGAATCTAATCAAGGAACCGGCTTTAACACCAAACTGGTTAATCAGCAACAAAATTGACTATCTGTATTAGTAGATGCATGTATACCGTGGTTCAAAGCACCAcctttttaaatcaatgctaAGGTTGcaagagaaaaaacaacaagcaCCCAACCCAAATAGACAGTAAATTACCAATACCAGAAGTGCCTTGCAGATGTGCTTCAGAATAGTGCAGTAGCCGGTCAGTAGTCATCATTCAAACATCTTTTGCTGAAGCAATTGTAGGCAGCTGAAGGGGAACACAATGTGAATGCTGGATCCAGTAAGATATCTGGGCCCTCATTTATCAATGGTGCATATAAAAGGTTCTATATTTTGTCTTATGAATTAAATTTTGAACGTGtgcaagtacaaaaataaatccatatttttaaaacatgcacacatGATTCTTACACACACCAGTAAGTAATCATTGTTGACCACAGTCGACGACAAACTAAACATGCATTCTGTGCCTGTGTGAGAGGAGTTAGCTGTCTAAATCACCAGCTATCAGTAGTAAATATTCATCATTCAAACAGAGAAACTGGAACAAAAGATCCATGAGAGAAACACAGTTATAGGAAACAAAAACTAGCAAACGAGCCATCCAATCAGAGTTCTCAGTTTCCCTGACACCAATTCAACATGCTCAATTGGGCTACTGCAAGTCAGACGAATGAAACATAACAAACCTGTGGCTCACAGTTGGCTCGACGAAAGAATGGTGTGTCGCTGCATTTGTATCAATTGCATGCTCAGAATTGCgcttatatttacacacatttccACAAATAACTTTCCACTATAAGTTTCCACTTTGTGTGAAACTGCTCTTATGTACACTTCTGTGTGAACGGACTGTTGATAAATGAGGGGCCAGGAAACTGACTGGAATGTAGAAACCCTAAACAGATTAAGGAACAAGCAAGGCCCAATTAAGACTGATTAAGAATAAGTTAGGATGAAGCAACAAGGTATCAGATACTTGACAAAAAAGTGAAGAATTTCTGCTGTAGACTGCTGAAGATTCTGCAGACTACGCCAGTACACGTCATGCACTGGAAGCATGCATGCCCTCAGATTATTTGGACATGGTGGTGTACAAGAggtaaaaaaatgatataaatactGTTAGTTTCTCACACAAATCACTCATTTCATGCCTAATGTGTTGGTTTagatttatatgtaaaaaaaaagaatgttccCTATAACGGCCATTAAATGTCCTTCCTGGTCGATTATATATCACTTACATATGATGCAAAATcaatagtagttattaagatTAATGTGGCTTGGgattggtaaaatgttcttgggggaaaaaaatatgatcagAATTTCAGTTCTGAAAGCAATGTAAACAGTGAGAAGTAGTTCCAATGTTCTTCCGGAAAACACATGCAGTTCTGTTAATTAACTGCTAGAGAGCCAACAGTtctggactgcagctttaaaataatttgccaaaaaatctacaaaaaactTGTCTATATTATTGTCTATATTGCCACAAACCTTAGAGTATAAGTCTTTTAGTTATTGATCTATTTTGCTGCTCACAGTGTTTTTAATACTGTTGTTAAAATTGTTGATCTTACTCTTGATACACTTTTCATCTTTAATGGGAGAAAATGACCATGAACATAGCAGAAAAGTGCTTAAATGTAGGGTATTTGTTTCTCAATAAATATTAGAGAATATAACAGAAAGACCAAACAACCCTCAGCGCTTGCGGTCTGTACATCTCTGTTATTTTGACACACTCCTAACTTTAAACTGTAGAAATGGTAAAATGGTGTCAAATGTAACCATGGGCCAGCTAGATTTTATAATGCCTGGACTAGACATATTTACTCATAACTACATATTTAATCAGAAGTATATGTCTGGGTTTTGAAGACTCACCAAAAAGTGTATAGTCAATATCTAGAACGAGCAATCTTTTTCCCGGTCTTGGGGGATTTAACTCCTCAACTTTATAGTCTTTCACCCGACGAGCTATCTTGGCCAAATTCTCCTCTctgtatgaaaagaaaaagaatatttgTTGATATAtagaaagtaaagaaaaagatataaaagaaagaaaaaaagaaaaaaacttttgtaagattatacataaaagtaaaatgaattaatgaataaagtaACTGGGTGTTACTGGCCTGTTTTCAACCTCAGTTACTTCCTCTTCAATATCAAAGTCATTGACCACATCGTCATTTTCTGGTGGAGGTGCCAAGACATCTTCCTATGAAAAGGGAACTCAGGTAATGAGATCctgctcaaataaataaaacctattttacaaataaaaggaAGCTATAAAACTGTATAAGAAAATCTAaccttgcttaaaaaaaattaataaacaattagcAGAGTGTGACATGTTCCTGGATAAACATctttgttgatcctggaacaacattgtatttaaccaatcagatttgaagaaccagttcaGTTTCTGTGAagtttaaaattacaatcattgtttggtgcttgtataatactgttattcatttatcattCCCTCTGATTTTAGGGTATATTACTCATATTACTCATGGTTACGGTTAGGTGTTAGATGTAGCGATATGGTCAAGACAAAattgctgaattaaaatattgttccaGCATCAACAAAATACGTTCATAAGTTAGCAAAATTAGGACGTGTGGCTATATATAATTGAACcactttcagaaatatatgATTCAAATCAATAGCATTACCTACCAGACTTTCTTCTCTGGTGCCCATCATCATAATTTTTGTCTTGGGTTTCAACTTCAAGTCACCCAGTTTGACATCATCATCTGCTGGTTTTCCTGGCAAAATAAGAGAcaaacaaactgtttttttttttttttaccctcaaCGGTAGACGTTGGTAAAGTTGCTCACCTTTCACTTTCAATCCCAGGAGCTTCTGTCGTTCTGGGAGAACTCCTGTGAGAGATTTAATGGACTGTTTCAGATCCAACACGGTGTCCTCCTCAGACAGCGTGCTAATGGAGTATTCCTGTCCACCCCACTTTATAATAACGGAAACGGACATGCTGGTGGGCAAGCTGTGAAAGATTTTTGTTGTGCGTTTCGTTATTAGGATGATTAAATTACCTCTCAGCttaacagaaacacaaaaacttGGAGTGCATTAATATATAGAAGTTACCTTGGCAACGCTACACCATCAGAAGAGTTCAACTTgtcaaaacacaacaaaattaatgAGTCAGGTGCTtcattgctgtttaaaaaaagagaaaaaaacataagcTAAAACACAAGTTATGCTTATGTCATGAACAGCACAGACTGAGCACTACTACATTTCTGTGCCTGTAAAAACAAGTAACTTTTCTTGTGTTTGTtccttaaacatttttatttatttatttttaaggataAACGGATCTGACTGGCATATTTCTTTAGTATACATACATTAGCCCGTTAGCTTTTAACTTTAAGCTCTATTTCAATGTAATGAATTTCGCACAATTGATCTTACTAAGCGTAACCACGTCACTAACTTCTCGATTAATTTTATCCAAGCCATCTATATCggacattcaaaaataataggCGAATCCTGTAAAGGATTGTTTCTGACTTACATAAGATACAATTCATTCAAAGCTGAAGCTGACTGCTGCAGGTACACGCGAGACTTCTTcttctctgtgtttttgaagGTTTGACTACTGCAATCACTCTGCCTACTGCCACCTGCTGTTGaacgtaaacaaaaaaatacctttcacgggagttttttttttcttttttgtaagtGTAAATTATgcgaattattttaaaaaggtggGCCCGTAGAGCGCGGGTTAATCAACTcccagaacaaaaataaaactgtcacGAGTTTAAGTTTAAAGCAATATAACTGATGATCCGAAAAAAAGTAGGTTCTGTgctaaattttacattttagatttcaatgctttaaaataattccccaaaacatttaaagttttttttttttttccagaaattatccaatattaaactattttaactcAGATCAGCATTTTTGTGATGCATCTATTACAATAAAAGAAACTGAGGAAGCTATTAACTCTTAAAGCCAACAAATCTGGAACAGATGGGATTAGCTCAGAATTGTATTAACTGTATTTAGTCATACTAGctccttttttattaaaagtttatgaATAAAGTATAAAGAAGACAGTACTTCCAGAAACGTTATGCCAAGGCCTAATTATTCTTATTCTGAAAT contains:
- the ublcp1 gene encoding ubiquitin-like domain-containing CTD phosphatase 1 isoform X1; amino-acid sequence: MSVSVIIKWGGQEYSISTLSEEDTVLDLKQSIKSLTGVLPERQKLLGLKVKDDDVKLGDLKLKPKTKIMMMGTREESLEDVLAPPPENDDVVNDFDIEEEVTEVENREENLAKIARRVKDYKVEELNPPRPGKRLLVLDIDYTLFDHKSCAETGQELMRPYLHQFLTSAYEDYDIVIWSATSMKWIDAKMKELGVTDNPNYKITFMLDSAAMITVHTPKRGVVEVKPLGVIWGKYSEFYNRNNTIMFDDIGRNFLMNPQNGLKIRPFMKAHLNREKDKELYKLSLYLKEIAKLDDFSGLNHKHWERYLSKKQNQ
- the ublcp1 gene encoding ubiquitin-like domain-containing CTD phosphatase 1 isoform X2; the encoded protein is MSVSVIIKWGGQEYSISTLSEEDTVLDLKQSIKSLTGVLPERQKLLGLKVKGKPADDDVKLGDLKLKPKTKIMMMGTREESLEDVLAPPPENDDVVNDFDIEEEVTEVENREENLAKIARRVKDYKVEELNPPRPGKRLLVLDIDYTLFDHKSCAETGQELMRPYLHQFLTSAYEDYDIVIWSATSMKWIDAKMKELGVTDNPNYKITFMLDSAAMITVHTPKRGVVEVKPLGVIWGKYSEFYNRNNTIMFDDIGRNFLMNPQNGLKIRPFMKAHLNREKDKELYKLSLYLKEIAKLDDFSGLNHKHWERYLSKKQNQ